In the genome of Methylophaga nitratireducenticrescens, one region contains:
- a CDS encoding DUF3438 family protein: MTIKQLFFLTQLCFLVLMPLKATHAADFIDEVEFNDTQLADVVRTLSELTDTNIIATPEATDRRLTIHLKNVSVLDAVKSISRISNLWYRYDEDTNTYRIMTREEYSEDLVVRESEHIEVFTLLNANVQIIAQAIEDLYGQRVILSLGQAPGEDVFGSGGRSGSSGFSRGNNTVRNVRSSNLGGVGRSTNRFSSGGASGAGNTLTTAGSQLDGTTLTVDQISQLAASVEASGSTNISQETLKQVTIQSQPIYVTVNNEHNMIIVRTDDQAVLKAIDKLIKQMDIPVPQVMLEMQILSVILGEDFNSIFNFELQPRGSNQSAQPILLGNNALLNSGTFIYEFLNNRLRANLEFLEENRRVRVLSNPMVVASNHREAELFIGEETLVTEGFQFFASVIDNGVVIQPAYVQALVNREDIGITLRITPRINSDSTVSLQLEQESSTVNRGGGTIPVTDGEGGVTNLSVDTINTARLTGTVMAKDGLTVAVGGLIRTSVNKNERKVPLLGEIPVIGRVFRSTIESEEDTETVLLITPRIMNAPGESEKIRQADNAYYRSHNAGYPPPAPAPNRFIDRDDEETIPEASSGSTSTTPVVSDRHQVYMEMSQYAAEMVRIPEVERLRDKNYSPVRINTQSSLPLFADNRISATPVGSWNRGGMHVTALSVVNRASQSLPVDYQNIKGSWLASSVESSQLSPVGQAESSTYMYLISALPFEEVVANAR; the protein is encoded by the coding sequence ATGACTATCAAGCAACTTTTCTTTTTGACTCAACTGTGTTTCCTGGTGCTGATGCCATTAAAGGCTACGCATGCTGCTGACTTTATTGATGAGGTTGAGTTTAATGACACTCAGCTTGCCGATGTCGTTCGGACCTTGTCAGAGCTAACAGACACCAATATTATTGCTACACCCGAAGCAACGGACCGTCGTCTGACCATTCATCTGAAAAATGTCAGTGTATTGGATGCCGTTAAATCCATCAGCCGCATCAGTAATTTATGGTATCGCTATGATGAGGACACCAATACCTACCGGATTATGACGCGTGAGGAATACAGTGAAGATCTGGTCGTACGGGAGAGCGAGCATATTGAGGTATTCACTCTGCTCAATGCCAATGTGCAGATCATTGCCCAGGCGATTGAGGATTTATATGGTCAGAGGGTGATCCTCTCGCTGGGACAGGCTCCCGGTGAAGATGTGTTTGGAAGTGGCGGGCGTTCAGGCTCCTCCGGCTTTAGTCGTGGTAACAATACCGTACGGAATGTGCGTTCATCTAATCTTGGTGGGGTGGGGCGCTCGACGAATCGGTTTTCTTCCGGTGGGGCAAGCGGCGCTGGCAACACATTGACAACAGCCGGCTCACAACTGGATGGCACGACGCTGACGGTGGATCAGATTTCTCAGCTTGCCGCCTCAGTGGAAGCATCGGGTTCGACCAATATCAGTCAGGAAACGCTCAAACAAGTCACCATCCAGTCCCAGCCGATTTATGTCACGGTGAACAATGAACACAATATGATTATTGTACGCACCGATGATCAGGCAGTTCTGAAGGCCATCGACAAACTGATAAAACAAATGGATATTCCCGTGCCTCAGGTTATGCTCGAGATGCAGATCCTCAGCGTGATTCTGGGTGAAGATTTTAATTCCATTTTCAATTTTGAGTTACAGCCCCGCGGCAGTAATCAATCAGCCCAACCGATTCTGCTTGGTAATAATGCCCTGTTGAACTCAGGCACATTTATCTATGAGTTTCTCAACAACCGTTTACGCGCCAATCTGGAATTTCTTGAAGAGAATCGCCGGGTCAGAGTGTTGTCAAATCCGATGGTAGTGGCGTCCAATCATCGCGAAGCGGAATTATTTATCGGTGAGGAAACGCTGGTCACCGAAGGTTTTCAGTTCTTTGCCTCGGTCATTGATAACGGTGTGGTGATTCAGCCTGCTTATGTTCAGGCGCTGGTGAATCGGGAAGATATCGGTATTACGCTGCGCATCACGCCTCGCATTAATTCCGATAGCACAGTCAGCCTGCAACTGGAGCAGGAGAGTTCAACAGTGAACCGGGGTGGTGGCACGATTCCGGTTACCGATGGTGAAGGCGGCGTCACCAATTTATCAGTAGATACGATTAATACGGCAAGGCTAACCGGAACAGTCATGGCAAAAGATGGCCTCACGGTAGCGGTAGGCGGCTTGATTCGAACCAGTGTCAATAAAAACGAAAGGAAGGTTCCGCTGCTGGGTGAAATCCCTGTCATCGGCCGGGTATTTCGTTCGACGATTGAGTCGGAAGAAGATACCGAGACTGTTTTGCTGATCACACCTCGAATCATGAATGCGCCAGGTGAAAGTGAAAAAATCCGGCAGGCAGATAATGCGTATTACCGTTCTCATAATGCTGGCTATCCGCCGCCTGCGCCGGCCCCTAACAGATTCATTGATCGTGACGATGAAGAAACGATTCCTGAGGCTTCTTCGGGTAGTACCAGCACGACACCTGTCGTCAGTGATCGTCATCAGGTGTATATGGAAATGAGTCAGTATGCGGCTGAAATGGTCCGTATTCCCGAGGTTGAGCGTCTACGTGATAAAAATTACAGTCCGGTGCGGATCAACACGCAAAGCAGTCTGCCATTGTTTGCAGATAACCGTATCAGTGCCACACCGGTGGGCAGTTGGAACCGAGGCGGTATGCATGTCACAGCACTTTCTGTTGTGAATCGGGCGTCTCAGAGTTTGCCGGTCGATTATCAGAATATTAAAGGCAGCTGGCTGGCTTCATCTGTGGAAAGCAGTCAATTATCGCCAGTGGGTCAGGCAGAGAGCTCAACTTACATGTATCTGATTTCAGCCCTGCCGTTTGAGGAGGTTGTCGCGAATGCACGCTAA
- a CDS encoding TonB-dependent receptor has translation MHAKSIVLLSGLGLLAFPLSTLLAAPVLQMHVYEAVPDQLPAANKLVGQAVEPQRLRLHIYESPQKTAEKKTPWLEYDKADIYFKAGYRRDELRWSIAGPGGQPNILSELTWKDIEIATVNLGATLYTKENWLVNLDFLYGEIYDGKNQDSDYFGNNRTREFSRSNNGADEGSVMDLSVGFGKRFEWVLNERARTRYEWRPMAGLYYYSQDLKIVDGFQTIPALGPFPGLDSSYDATWYGPWIGMENLFIKQDAFELGLNFKYHYAFYDATAQWNLRSDFAQPESFTHEAEGDGFVTELTGAWHLSPRLALTVDVRYQKWLADRNGEDKVYFANGNTAKLKFNEAEWESFGINLGLNYDF, from the coding sequence ATGCACGCTAAGTCAATTGTCTTGCTGTCAGGTTTGGGGTTATTGGCTTTTCCGCTATCCACGTTATTGGCTGCTCCAGTGCTGCAGATGCATGTTTATGAAGCCGTGCCTGATCAGTTGCCTGCGGCAAATAAGCTTGTTGGTCAGGCTGTGGAGCCTCAACGGCTGAGGCTACATATCTATGAGAGCCCCCAGAAAACAGCTGAAAAAAAGACACCCTGGTTGGAATACGATAAAGCGGATATTTATTTCAAAGCTGGTTATCGGCGTGATGAGTTGCGCTGGAGTATTGCCGGACCGGGTGGGCAACCAAACATTCTGTCAGAGCTTACCTGGAAAGATATCGAGATTGCCACGGTGAATTTAGGAGCAACCTTATATACCAAGGAAAACTGGTTGGTGAATCTGGATTTCCTGTATGGCGAAATTTATGACGGTAAAAACCAGGATTCGGATTATTTTGGAAATAATCGAACACGGGAGTTTTCCCGATCCAATAATGGTGCCGATGAAGGCAGTGTCATGGATTTATCGGTCGGTTTTGGAAAGCGCTTTGAATGGGTATTAAACGAACGTGCACGCACTCGTTATGAGTGGCGACCTATGGCCGGGCTTTATTATTATTCACAGGATTTAAAGATAGTTGATGGTTTTCAGACAATACCTGCTCTGGGTCCTTTTCCTGGTCTGGATTCCAGTTATGATGCAACCTGGTATGGTCCGTGGATTGGTATGGAAAACCTGTTTATCAAACAGGATGCATTCGAGCTGGGGTTAAATTTTAAATATCACTATGCTTTTTACGATGCGACGGCGCAGTGGAATTTACGTAGTGATTTTGCGCAACCAGAAAGTTTCACTCATGAAGCGGAGGGTGATGGGTTTGTCACCGAATTGACTGGTGCGTGGCATTTATCTCCCAGGTTAGCCCTGACTGTGGATGTGCGTTACCAAAAGTGGCTCGCAGACAGAAACGGTGAAGACAAAGTCTATTTTGCTAACGGCAATACCGCGAAATTAAAGTTTAATGAAGCCGAATGGGAAAGCTTTGGAATAAATCTTGGGCTGAATTACGATTTTTGA
- a CDS encoding ATP-binding protein — protein MSLRGLINSRILISVIIIILFGSLLTIWQARHSVEREVNSSFNLALQMIELGFSHLSRTSMTEFEWLQQISAIQHTRHIHISILNEEGEEVEWFVAESLDEEVPPEWFVRAVRTTYPSANYDIKLADGRVKQMIVRADPLDEIAEAWEESESYFWSVMTMIAVIFLAINFVFNSMLQNVRTIVVGLRRVESGQYGRKLPPYDIREFDAIASEINHLSDALKVAKENNQALARHTMQIQESERRNLSRELHDEMGQSLTAIKAMSTAIRQPGSDVMKISDSIAEICNHLAGVVRSMMKTLHPLSLADLGLGATLTDLVNEWRRRHPELMIKLNYDERLDQVSHELAIHVYRIAQECITNVVRHANASTVTLTIRQEGEHTSPRVVMRIRDNGQGGKPSGYGFGVLAMQERVENMGGRFRFESEAGKGVSINVWMPIIEKIENE, from the coding sequence ATGAGTTTAAGAGGACTAATCAACAGCCGGATTTTGATTTCGGTCATTATTATTATTTTATTCGGTAGCCTGTTAACCATCTGGCAGGCGCGTCATTCGGTTGAACGTGAGGTCAACTCGTCGTTTAACCTCGCTTTACAAATGATTGAGCTCGGATTCAGTCATCTTTCGCGTACCTCCATGACGGAATTTGAGTGGTTGCAACAAATCAGTGCGATCCAGCATACCCGTCATATTCATATCAGTATTCTGAATGAGGAGGGTGAGGAAGTAGAATGGTTTGTTGCGGAAAGTCTGGATGAAGAGGTACCACCAGAATGGTTTGTCAGGGCGGTGAGAACCACTTATCCCTCGGCCAATTACGATATCAAACTGGCCGATGGCAGAGTGAAACAGATGATTGTCCGGGCAGATCCACTCGATGAAATTGCTGAAGCCTGGGAGGAATCCGAGTCTTATTTCTGGTCAGTAATGACGATGATTGCCGTAATATTTTTAGCGATTAATTTCGTATTTAATTCCATGTTGCAAAATGTTCGGACAATTGTTGTTGGCTTACGGCGAGTAGAGTCTGGTCAATATGGTCGTAAACTGCCTCCTTATGATATTCGTGAGTTTGATGCTATTGCCAGTGAAATCAATCACTTGTCAGACGCTTTGAAAGTCGCAAAAGAGAATAATCAGGCGTTAGCTCGCCATACAATGCAGATTCAGGAATCTGAAAGACGTAATTTATCCCGCGAGCTGCACGATGAGATGGGCCAATCATTAACGGCTATAAAAGCCATGTCTACCGCAATTCGTCAGCCGGGTTCGGATGTTATGAAAATTTCCGATTCAATCGCTGAAATATGTAACCATCTGGCCGGTGTTGTACGTTCCATGATGAAAACATTGCATCCGTTAAGTCTTGCCGATCTGGGATTAGGTGCCACTCTAACGGATCTCGTCAATGAATGGCGGCGCAGACATCCGGAACTCATGATAAAACTGAATTATGATGAACGGCTGGATCAGGTGTCACATGAATTAGCGATACATGTTTATCGAATTGCACAGGAATGTATTACCAATGTTGTGCGTCATGCCAATGCATCTACGGTAACATTAACCATTCGGCAAGAAGGTGAGCATACCTCCCCCCGTGTAGTCATGCGGATTCGAGATAATGGGCAAGGCGGTAAGCCATCCGGATATGGTTTTGGTGTATTGGCTATGCAGGAGCGGGTTGAGAATATGGGGGGGCGGTTTAGATTCGAGTCTGAGGCAGGAAAAGGTGTTTCGATAAATGTATGGATGCCAATCATAGAGAAAATAGAGAATGAATGA
- a CDS encoding response regulator transcription factor, translated as MNEKKISVLLVDDHQVVRAGFRMLLDSQPFIGDIVDVDRGELACHEYERKRPDVVVMDLSMPGIGGLETIRRLKKQDPHATVLVYSIHDESIYVERAIQAGAKGYVTKNSAAEVLAEAVLAVSQGKHYIEQDILPNIDDFKHPSDTLHYGQVVELLSPREFDVFCLTAKGMTAHEVAAELHLGYKTVANYNTQIKNKLNVNTTAELANIAAVLGIIKH; from the coding sequence ATGAATGAAAAAAAGATAAGTGTCTTGTTGGTCGATGATCATCAGGTGGTTCGTGCCGGGTTTAGAATGCTACTGGATTCTCAACCCTTCATTGGCGACATTGTTGATGTTGATCGGGGTGAGTTGGCCTGTCATGAATACGAACGCAAGCGTCCTGATGTGGTGGTAATGGACTTATCCATGCCTGGTATTGGAGGCTTGGAAACGATTCGCCGTTTAAAAAAACAGGATCCACATGCTACCGTGCTGGTTTACAGTATTCATGATGAGTCAATCTATGTTGAACGTGCCATACAAGCTGGGGCCAAAGGCTATGTCACCAAGAATAGTGCGGCTGAAGTACTGGCGGAAGCTGTATTAGCGGTATCACAAGGCAAACATTATATTGAACAGGATATCTTGCCTAATATTGATGATTTCAAACATCCTTCGGATACCTTGCATTATGGGCAGGTGGTGGAGTTATTGTCACCCAGAGAATTTGATGTGTTTTGTTTGACGGCCAAAGGAATGACCGCACATGAAGTCGCTGCCGAATTACATTTGGGCTACAAAACTGTTGCGAACTACAACACTCAGATTAAAAATAAACTCAATGTAAACACCACAGCAGAACTGGCGAATATTGCCGCTGTATTAGGCATTATTAAACATTAG